A stretch of the Cyprinus carpio isolate SPL01 chromosome B4, ASM1834038v1, whole genome shotgun sequence genome encodes the following:
- the LOC109051149 gene encoding ras-related protein Rab-19-like isoform X2: MEREDPQNDSFDFLFKIILIGDSNVGKTCLVQSFKSGLFSETQQNTIGVDFTVRTLTIDGRRVKVWDTAGQERFRTITQSYYRSAHGAMIAYDITRRDTFDSVLRWLHELQRFGAANVLTALIGNKRDLEAERQVQFADACKLAEEQGMLAALETSAREKQSVEEAFVMMARQLLQQNGLCVTPDTDTHVLLRTNSRAIVSGPSLAEHQKQQPCQC, translated from the exons ATCGGGGACTCCAACGTGGGCAAGACCTGCCTGGTGCAGAGCTTCAAGAGCGGCCTGTTCTCCGAGACGCAGCAGAACACCATCGGCGTGGACTTCACCGTGCGCACGCTCACCATCGACGGCCGCAGAGtcaag GTGTGGGACACGGCGGGACAAGAGCGCTTCCGCACCATCACGCAGAGCTACTACCGCAGCGCTCACGGGGCCATGATCGCCTACGACATCACCCGCAGGGACACCTTCGACTCTGTGCTCCGCTGGCTCCACGAGCTGCAGCGCTTCGGGGCTGCCAACGTGCTCACCGCGCTCATAG GTAACAAGCGTGACCTGGAGGCGGAGCGACAGGTGCAGTTTGCGGATGCCTGTAAGCTAGCGGAGGAGCAGGGCATGCTAGCGGCTCTGGAGACGTCAGCGCGGGAGAAGCAGAGCGTGGAGGAGGCGTTCGTCATGATGGCACGGCAGCTGCTGCAGCAGAACGGCCTATGCGTCACGCCGGACACCGACACACACGTGCTGCTGCGCACTAACTCTCGCGCCATCGTCAGCGGGCCGTCGCTAGCAGAGCACCAGAAGCAGCAGCCCTGCCAGTGCTGA
- the LOC109051149 gene encoding ras-related protein Rab-19-like isoform X1 yields MEREDPQNDSFDFLFKIILIGDSNVGKTCLVQSFKSGLFSETQQNTIGVDFTVRTLTIDGRRVKMQVWDTAGQERFRTITQSYYRSAHGAMIAYDITRRDTFDSVLRWLHELQRFGAANVLTALIGNKRDLEAERQVQFADACKLAEEQGMLAALETSAREKQSVEEAFVMMARQLLQQNGLCVTPDTDTHVLLRTNSRAIVSGPSLAEHQKQQPCQC; encoded by the exons ATCGGGGACTCCAACGTGGGCAAGACCTGCCTGGTGCAGAGCTTCAAGAGCGGCCTGTTCTCCGAGACGCAGCAGAACACCATCGGCGTGGACTTCACCGTGCGCACGCTCACCATCGACGGCCGCAGAGtcaag atgcagGTGTGGGACACGGCGGGACAAGAGCGCTTCCGCACCATCACGCAGAGCTACTACCGCAGCGCTCACGGGGCCATGATCGCCTACGACATCACCCGCAGGGACACCTTCGACTCTGTGCTCCGCTGGCTCCACGAGCTGCAGCGCTTCGGGGCTGCCAACGTGCTCACCGCGCTCATAG GTAACAAGCGTGACCTGGAGGCGGAGCGACAGGTGCAGTTTGCGGATGCCTGTAAGCTAGCGGAGGAGCAGGGCATGCTAGCGGCTCTGGAGACGTCAGCGCGGGAGAAGCAGAGCGTGGAGGAGGCGTTCGTCATGATGGCACGGCAGCTGCTGCAGCAGAACGGCCTATGCGTCACGCCGGACACCGACACACACGTGCTGCTGCGCACTAACTCTCGCGCCATCGTCAGCGGGCCGTCGCTAGCAGAGCACCAGAAGCAGCAGCCCTGCCAGTGCTGA